One part of the Syngnathus acus chromosome 17, fSynAcu1.2, whole genome shotgun sequence genome encodes these proteins:
- the col15a1b gene encoding collagen, type XV, alpha 1b isoform X3, with product MLPGWPVVLHLVILCCRTAASQFLEEQSSGNHLDLTELIGVPLPPSVSFTAGFEGFPAYNFGPEANIGRLTKTFVPGPFYIDFAIIATIRPASQRGGMLFAFTDARQKVVELGLALTPVHKGLQNILLYYTDSEQPSHSQKAAAFSVPDMTDQWTRFTVVVEHNEVRLYMDCGEAERTTFHRRPERLNFSHNSGIFVANAGSTGLEMFVGAIQQLVIKDDPRAAEEQCEDDDPDASGYASGDNGLDDRETEEMIKKREGRKHGAAQGNTAPLQAPPTQAPTLDSDNNSSYQTSMEDSEQVFLRGPHQTDEPGEASEDVLVKHALKGEPGEPGLPGLPGSPGPTEPGSRGPTGPPGIPGKPGRDGHQGMKGDNGDPGQRGPQGFPGLNGDAGVKGDKGDPGVGSPGPPGLPGPPGPPRSHSVPYGEDALGSGFEDLESDSELIRGPPGPPGPPGPPGPPAAESSSMNIAGDLSHTYPGPHGAPGKNGLEGQPGIPMFMDWFNGSGSGGSGLSAELSSDLGSGFSSDSESGFASGSGLDISSAWVLGEGLAGKDGAPGLPGPVGEKGDRGLPGSPGSKGECGSSGNAGLVGPQGPSGPPGKRGPPGPPGPPGPPSPAETKFIVEDMEGSGKSDMVLGARVPGPQGSPGLPGLQGPKGENGAPGPPGPSIKGERGDLGAEGLQGPAGLPGPRGVKGEKGRPGQKGDRGVDGLDITGPPGPPGPPGPVISLTDLLLNVSENIFNFTELRGPPGPMGPEGLPGKAGFPGPRGPKGDKGPPGIQGPAGLKGAKGEPGVTIAADGSLLSVPKGPHGPKGIKGARGLPGPAGPIGLHGPPGQKGEYGFPGRSGRPGMPGRKGEKGGSVGTPGPPGPPGTPGLPGRILGLNGTVFPVRPRPHCKKGPDSNNGLNIVKAKGEKGEVGMPGEPGTLGKSPEFPDGIVGAKGDLGSKGQKGEKGDSGAPGPPGLPGRSGLVGPKGESVIGPPGSPGSPGQRGAPGFGRPGPRGPAGPPGPPGPQPAFGAGVSDPGPPGPPGPPGISTLVTTYETVYALTRETHRAPEGTLAYVSESGGELYIRSQSGWRKVQLGNLIQSETSSSSAPQAHNKPGEWSRPHRSHSQELHEGGRGYQPSFNNLQQTFTAVAGLHLVALNAPLKGDMRGIRGADFQCYQQARAMGLTSTYRAFLSSHLQDLATIVRKADRANMPVVNLRGEMLFKSWMSIFSGNGGIFDPSVPIYSFDGRNVLIDSAWPEKLIWHGSSAVGIRATMNYCEAWRTADMAVTGQAALLQTGRLLGQHTRSCSNHYIVLCIENTYVGNIHQRRT from the exons ATGCTGCCAGG GTGGCCTGTAGTTTTGCATCTTGTAATCCTGTGCTGTCGGACTGCAGCTTCACAGTTTCTGGAAG AGCAAAGCTCCGGAAATCATCTGGATTTGACAGAGTTAATTGGCGTGCCCCTTCCACCTTCTGTCTCCTTCACTGCTGGCTTTGAGGGCTTTCCAGCGTACAACTTTGGGCCCGAAGCCAACATAGGAAGGCTCACCAAGACCTTTGTGCCAGGCCCATTCTACATCGACTTTGCCATCATTGCCACG ATCCGTCCAGCCAGCCAAAGAGGAGGCATGCTCTTTGCCTTTACAGATGCCCGTCAAAAAGTGGTTGAGTTGGGCTTAGCCCTCACGCCAGTTCACAAAGGTCTTCAAAATATCTTATTATACTACACTGACAGTGAACAGCCATCCCATAGCCAAAAAGCTGCTGCCTTCAGTGTGCCAGACATGACGGACCAGTGGACACGCTTTACT GTTGTGGTGGAGCACAATGAGGTGCGTCTCTATATGGACTGTGGTGAAGCAGAGAGGACGACCTTCCATCGAAGGCCGGAAAGACTCAATTTCTCACACAACTCTGGcatttttgttgcaaatgCGGGGAGCACAGGGCTTGAGATGTTTGTG GGAGCCATTCAGCAGCTGGTTATCAAAGACGATCCAAGGGCGGCCGAGGAACAGTGTGAGGATGACGATCCTGAT GCTTCTGGGTATGCCAGTGGTGACAATGGTCTGGAtgacagagagacagaagaAATGATCAAGAAAAGAGAGGGACGGAAACATGGAGCAGCACAG GGAAACACTGCTCCGCTTCAAGCCCCACCCACACAAGCTCCAACACTGGACAGTGACAATAATTCAAGTTACCAGACCTCAATGGAGGACAGTGAACAAGTCTTCCTCAGag ggCCTCATCAGACAGACGAGCCAGGAGAGGCATCTGAAGAT GTTCTTGTCAAGCACGCTTTAAAAGGTGAACCAGGGGAGCCTGGACTACCAGGCTtacctggctcacctggaccCACTGAGCCAGGGTCAAGAGGTCCAACAGGACCACCAGGAATTCCTGGAAAGCCTGGAAGAGATGGACACCAG GGAATGAAGGGGGACAATGGAGATCCA GGTCAGAGAGGACCTCAAGGATTTCCAGGTTTGAATGGAGATGCTGGAGTCAAAGGAGATAAG GGAGACCCTGGGGTTGGCTCACCAGGCCCACCGGGTCTACCCGGGCCTCCTGGACCTCCTAGATCACACAGTGTACCT TATGGAGAAGATGCGCTGGGTTCTGGGTTTGAAGACCTGGAAAGTGATTCTGAGCTCATTAGG GGTCCTCCTGGCCCACCTGGGCCTCCAGGACCACCTGGTCCTCCTGCGGCCGAGTCTTCATCAATGAACATTGCTGGAGACCTCTCTCACACATATCCTGGGCCACATGGTGCTCCTGGTAAAAATGGACTTGAAGGCCAGCCAGGAATACCA ATGTTTATGGATTGGTTTAATGGTTCTGGGTCTGGTGGTTCAGGTTTGAGCGCAGAGTTGTCCTCTGACCTTGGCTCTGGTTTCAGTTCTGATTCTGAGTCCGGTTTTGCTTCTGGGTCTGGGCTTGACATCAGCTCTGCTTGGGTTTTGGGCGAG GGTCTAGCAGGAAAAGATGGTGCTCCAGGTCTCCCTGGACCTGTGGGAGAGAAG GGTGACAGAGGTTTACCCGGATCACCTGGATCAAAG GGTGAATGTGGATCTTCAGGCAATGCGGGGTTAGTGGGACCTCAAGGGCCCAGCGGTCCACCAGGGAAAAGAGGCCCACCGGGTCCACCAGGGCCTCCTGGTCCCCCCAGTCCTGCAGAAACCAAATTCATTGTTGAG GATATGGAGGGATCTGGCAAGAGTGACATGGTGCTTGGAGCAAGAGTCCCAGGCCCACAA GGTTCACCTGGTCTTCCTGGTTTGCAAGGCCCCAAG GGTGAGAATGGAGCTCCAGGTCCACCAGGGCCTTCCATCAAG GGTGAAAGAGGGGACCTGGGAGCAGAAGGTTTGCAGGGTCCTGCTGGACTACCAGGTCCAAGG GGGGTTAAAGGTGAAAAGGGTAGGCCAGGGCAAAAG GGTGATCGCGGTGTGGATGGGCTTGACATCACAGGACCACCTGGGCCTCCTGGACCTCCTGGACCCGTCATTAGTTTGACAGAT TTACTCCTCAATGTCTCAGAGAATATATTCAACTTCACAGAGCTCAGAGGACCACCAGGGCCAATG GGACCCGAGGGCTTGCCTGGCAAAGCTGGATTTCCT GGCCCCAGAGGACCAAAGGGAGACAAGGGTCCTCCAGGCATCCAAGGGCCAGCAGGGCTCAAG GGAGCAAAGGGAGAGCCAGGTGTGACCATCGCTGCAGATGGATCGCTTTTATCTGTACCAAAAGGACCCCATGGACCCAAAGGCATCAAG GGTGCCCGTGGATTGCCTGGACCTGCAGGACCCATT ggcCTACATGGACCTCCTGGACAAAAGGGAGAATATGGGTTCCCTGGTCGCTCT GGAAGACCTGGTATGCCTGgtagaaaaggggaaaaaggaGGTTCTGTTGGCACGCCA GGACCCCCGGGTCCACCTGGTACGCCTGGACTTCCAGGAAGAATTCTTGGATTGAACGGA ACAGTGTTCCCAGTACGCCCCAGACCGCATTGCAAAAAGGGACCA gATTCAAATAATGGGCTAAATATTGTGAAAGCTAAAGGAGAAAAAGGAGAGGTCGGAATGCCCGGAGAGCCAGGGACACTTGGTAAGT CCCCTGAGTTTCCCGATGGAATTGTG GGTGCTAAAGGTGATCTGGGATCAAAAGGTCAGAAAGGAGAAAAGGGTGACTCAGGCGCTCCCGGTCCCCCAGGACTACCAGGGCGGTCAGGACTTGTG GGTCCTAAAGGCGAGTCAGTGATTGGCCCTCCAGGTTCTCCTGGGTCTCCAGGCCAACGCGGAGCCCCTGGATTTGGACGCCCAGGTCCCAGAGGGCCAGCCGGCCCTCCTGGACCACCAGGACCACAACCTGCATTTGGAGCAG GTGTTAGTGACCCAGGCCCTCCCGGTCCTCCTGGACCTCCAGGAATTTCCACCCTG GTAACCACCTATGAGACGGTTTATGCTCTGACGAGAGAAACCCACCGTGCTCCAGAGGGAACCTTGGCATATGTGTCTGAGAGCGGAGGAGAGCTTTACATCAGATCACAGAGTGGATGGCGCAAAGTTCAG CTTGGAAACTTGATCCAATCCGAAACATCATCCTCATCAGCTCCTCAAGCCCACAACAAACCTGGCGAATGGAGCCGACCACACAGGAGCCACAGccaa GAGCTGCATGAGGGCGGGAGAGGATATCAGCCCAGTTTTAACAATCTGCAACAGACTTTCACTGCTGTAGCTGGG CTCCATCTAGTGGCTCTAAACGCTCCATTGAAAGGAGATATGCGAGGGATCCGTGGGGCCGACTTCCAGTGCTACCAACAGGCACGGGCAATGGGACTGACAAGCACATACAGGGCCTTCCTGTCCTCACACCTCCAAGACCTGGCCACCATTGTGAGGAAGGCAGACCGTGCCAACATGCCTGTGGTTAATCTCAGG GGTGAGATGCTGTTCAAAAGCTGGATGTCCATTTTCTCTGGAAATGGTGGCATATTTGACCCCTCCGTCCCCATTTACTCCTTTGATGGACGTAATGTGCTGATTGACTCAGCATG GCCAGAAAAATTGATTTGGCACGGGTCCAGCGCTGTGGGAATCCGTGCAACCATGAACTACTGCGAAGCGTGGAGGACCGCCGATATGGCGGTGACGGGTCAGGCCGCACTGCTTCAGACCGGACGACTCTTAGGTCAACACACCCGCTCGTGCTCCAACCACTACATCGTGCTGTGTATAGAAAACACGTACGTGGGGAATATACATCAACGGAGGACCTGA
- the col15a1b gene encoding collagen, type XV, alpha 1b isoform X1: MGTLCISLALCLLLSTPLQAQWWSFIWSSPKSSPSPSPPSVTSPRSSDMPGTTAWVGREDETTGTAFSSVIQAEMSSLSPAGSSQGTLPPDVTTVVMISNARSHFKPLKHWKSEQSSGNHLDLTELIGVPLPPSVSFTAGFEGFPAYNFGPEANIGRLTKTFVPGPFYIDFAIIATIRPASQRGGMLFAFTDARQKVVELGLALTPVHKGLQNILLYYTDSEQPSHSQKAAAFSVPDMTDQWTRFTVVVEHNEVRLYMDCGEAERTTFHRRPERLNFSHNSGIFVANAGSTGLEMFVGAIQQLVIKDDPRAAEEQCEDDDPDASGYASGDNGLDDRETEEMIKKREGRKHGAAQGNTAPLQAPPTQAPTLDSDNNSSYQTSMEDSEQVFLRGPHQTDEPGEASEDVLVKHALKGEPGEPGLPGLPGSPGPTEPGSRGPTGPPGIPGKPGRDGHQGMKGDNGDPGQRGPQGFPGLNGDAGVKGDKGDPGVGSPGPPGLPGPPGPPRSHSVPYGEDALGSGFEDLESDSELIRGPPGPPGPPGPPGPPAAESSSMNIAGDLSHTYPGPHGAPGKNGLEGQPGIPMFMDWFNGSGSGGSGLSAELSSDLGSGFSSDSESGFASGSGLDISSAWVLGEGLAGKDGAPGLPGPVGEKGDRGLPGSPGSKGECGSSGNAGLVGPQGPSGPPGKRGPPGPPGPPGPPSPAETKFIVEDMEGSGKSDMVLGARVPGPQGSPGLPGLQGPKGENGAPGPPGPSIKGERGDLGAEGLQGPAGLPGPRGVKGEKGRPGQKGDRGVDGLDITGPPGPPGPPGPVISLTDLLLNVSENIFNFTELRGPPGPMGPEGLPGKAGFPGPRGPKGDKGPPGIQGPAGLKGAKGEPGVTIAADGSLLSVPKGPHGPKGIKGARGLPGPAGPIGLHGPPGQKGEYGFPGRSGRPGMPGRKGEKGGSVGTPGPPGPPGTPGLPGRILGLNGTVFPVRPRPHCKKGPDSNNGLNIVKAKGEKGEVGMPGEPGTLAPEFPDGIVGAKGDLGSKGQKGEKGDSGAPGPPGLPGRSGLVGPKGESVIGPPGSPGSPGQRGAPGFGRPGPRGPAGPPGPPGPQPAFGAGVSDPGPPGPPGPPGISTLVTTYETVYALTRETHRAPEGTLAYVSESGGELYIRSQSGWRKVQLGNLIQSETSSSSAPQAHNKPGEWSRPHRSHSQELHEGGRGYQPSFNNLQQTFTAVAGLHLVALNAPLKGDMRGIRGADFQCYQQARAMGLTSTYRAFLSSHLQDLATIVRKADRANMPVVNLRGEMLFKSWMSIFSGNGGIFDPSVPIYSFDGRNVLIDSAWPEKLIWHGSSAVGIRATMNYCEAWRTADMAVTGQAALLQTGRLLGQHTRSCSNHYIVLCIENTYVGNIHQRRT; this comes from the exons ATGGGAACTCTTTGCATCTCCCTTGCTCTTTGCCTACTCTTATCCACACCTTTGCAAGCTCAATGGTGGAGTTTCATCTGGTCCAGCCCAAAGAGTAGCCCTAGTCCCTCTCCTCCATCCGTAACTTCTCCGAGGTCTTCAGACATGCCAGGGACAACAGCGTGGGTGGGACGTGAGGACGAGACAACGGGGACCGCTTTCAGTAGTGTGATCCAGGCTGAGATGTCTAGTCTTAGCCCTGCAGGGTCTTCCCAGGGGACTCTACCTCCAGATGTGACTACAGTTGTGATGATCAGTAATGCCAGATCCCATTTCAAACCACTGAAACATTGGAAGAGTG AGCAAAGCTCCGGAAATCATCTGGATTTGACAGAGTTAATTGGCGTGCCCCTTCCACCTTCTGTCTCCTTCACTGCTGGCTTTGAGGGCTTTCCAGCGTACAACTTTGGGCCCGAAGCCAACATAGGAAGGCTCACCAAGACCTTTGTGCCAGGCCCATTCTACATCGACTTTGCCATCATTGCCACG ATCCGTCCAGCCAGCCAAAGAGGAGGCATGCTCTTTGCCTTTACAGATGCCCGTCAAAAAGTGGTTGAGTTGGGCTTAGCCCTCACGCCAGTTCACAAAGGTCTTCAAAATATCTTATTATACTACACTGACAGTGAACAGCCATCCCATAGCCAAAAAGCTGCTGCCTTCAGTGTGCCAGACATGACGGACCAGTGGACACGCTTTACT GTTGTGGTGGAGCACAATGAGGTGCGTCTCTATATGGACTGTGGTGAAGCAGAGAGGACGACCTTCCATCGAAGGCCGGAAAGACTCAATTTCTCACACAACTCTGGcatttttgttgcaaatgCGGGGAGCACAGGGCTTGAGATGTTTGTG GGAGCCATTCAGCAGCTGGTTATCAAAGACGATCCAAGGGCGGCCGAGGAACAGTGTGAGGATGACGATCCTGAT GCTTCTGGGTATGCCAGTGGTGACAATGGTCTGGAtgacagagagacagaagaAATGATCAAGAAAAGAGAGGGACGGAAACATGGAGCAGCACAG GGAAACACTGCTCCGCTTCAAGCCCCACCCACACAAGCTCCAACACTGGACAGTGACAATAATTCAAGTTACCAGACCTCAATGGAGGACAGTGAACAAGTCTTCCTCAGag ggCCTCATCAGACAGACGAGCCAGGAGAGGCATCTGAAGAT GTTCTTGTCAAGCACGCTTTAAAAGGTGAACCAGGGGAGCCTGGACTACCAGGCTtacctggctcacctggaccCACTGAGCCAGGGTCAAGAGGTCCAACAGGACCACCAGGAATTCCTGGAAAGCCTGGAAGAGATGGACACCAG GGAATGAAGGGGGACAATGGAGATCCA GGTCAGAGAGGACCTCAAGGATTTCCAGGTTTGAATGGAGATGCTGGAGTCAAAGGAGATAAG GGAGACCCTGGGGTTGGCTCACCAGGCCCACCGGGTCTACCCGGGCCTCCTGGACCTCCTAGATCACACAGTGTACCT TATGGAGAAGATGCGCTGGGTTCTGGGTTTGAAGACCTGGAAAGTGATTCTGAGCTCATTAGG GGTCCTCCTGGCCCACCTGGGCCTCCAGGACCACCTGGTCCTCCTGCGGCCGAGTCTTCATCAATGAACATTGCTGGAGACCTCTCTCACACATATCCTGGGCCACATGGTGCTCCTGGTAAAAATGGACTTGAAGGCCAGCCAGGAATACCA ATGTTTATGGATTGGTTTAATGGTTCTGGGTCTGGTGGTTCAGGTTTGAGCGCAGAGTTGTCCTCTGACCTTGGCTCTGGTTTCAGTTCTGATTCTGAGTCCGGTTTTGCTTCTGGGTCTGGGCTTGACATCAGCTCTGCTTGGGTTTTGGGCGAG GGTCTAGCAGGAAAAGATGGTGCTCCAGGTCTCCCTGGACCTGTGGGAGAGAAG GGTGACAGAGGTTTACCCGGATCACCTGGATCAAAG GGTGAATGTGGATCTTCAGGCAATGCGGGGTTAGTGGGACCTCAAGGGCCCAGCGGTCCACCAGGGAAAAGAGGCCCACCGGGTCCACCAGGGCCTCCTGGTCCCCCCAGTCCTGCAGAAACCAAATTCATTGTTGAG GATATGGAGGGATCTGGCAAGAGTGACATGGTGCTTGGAGCAAGAGTCCCAGGCCCACAA GGTTCACCTGGTCTTCCTGGTTTGCAAGGCCCCAAG GGTGAGAATGGAGCTCCAGGTCCACCAGGGCCTTCCATCAAG GGTGAAAGAGGGGACCTGGGAGCAGAAGGTTTGCAGGGTCCTGCTGGACTACCAGGTCCAAGG GGGGTTAAAGGTGAAAAGGGTAGGCCAGGGCAAAAG GGTGATCGCGGTGTGGATGGGCTTGACATCACAGGACCACCTGGGCCTCCTGGACCTCCTGGACCCGTCATTAGTTTGACAGAT TTACTCCTCAATGTCTCAGAGAATATATTCAACTTCACAGAGCTCAGAGGACCACCAGGGCCAATG GGACCCGAGGGCTTGCCTGGCAAAGCTGGATTTCCT GGCCCCAGAGGACCAAAGGGAGACAAGGGTCCTCCAGGCATCCAAGGGCCAGCAGGGCTCAAG GGAGCAAAGGGAGAGCCAGGTGTGACCATCGCTGCAGATGGATCGCTTTTATCTGTACCAAAAGGACCCCATGGACCCAAAGGCATCAAG GGTGCCCGTGGATTGCCTGGACCTGCAGGACCCATT ggcCTACATGGACCTCCTGGACAAAAGGGAGAATATGGGTTCCCTGGTCGCTCT GGAAGACCTGGTATGCCTGgtagaaaaggggaaaaaggaGGTTCTGTTGGCACGCCA GGACCCCCGGGTCCACCTGGTACGCCTGGACTTCCAGGAAGAATTCTTGGATTGAACGGA ACAGTGTTCCCAGTACGCCCCAGACCGCATTGCAAAAAGGGACCA gATTCAAATAATGGGCTAAATATTGTGAAAGCTAAAGGAGAAAAAGGAGAGGTCGGAATGCCCGGAGAGCCAGGGACACTTG CCCCTGAGTTTCCCGATGGAATTGTG GGTGCTAAAGGTGATCTGGGATCAAAAGGTCAGAAAGGAGAAAAGGGTGACTCAGGCGCTCCCGGTCCCCCAGGACTACCAGGGCGGTCAGGACTTGTG GGTCCTAAAGGCGAGTCAGTGATTGGCCCTCCAGGTTCTCCTGGGTCTCCAGGCCAACGCGGAGCCCCTGGATTTGGACGCCCAGGTCCCAGAGGGCCAGCCGGCCCTCCTGGACCACCAGGACCACAACCTGCATTTGGAGCAG GTGTTAGTGACCCAGGCCCTCCCGGTCCTCCTGGACCTCCAGGAATTTCCACCCTG GTAACCACCTATGAGACGGTTTATGCTCTGACGAGAGAAACCCACCGTGCTCCAGAGGGAACCTTGGCATATGTGTCTGAGAGCGGAGGAGAGCTTTACATCAGATCACAGAGTGGATGGCGCAAAGTTCAG CTTGGAAACTTGATCCAATCCGAAACATCATCCTCATCAGCTCCTCAAGCCCACAACAAACCTGGCGAATGGAGCCGACCACACAGGAGCCACAGccaa GAGCTGCATGAGGGCGGGAGAGGATATCAGCCCAGTTTTAACAATCTGCAACAGACTTTCACTGCTGTAGCTGGG CTCCATCTAGTGGCTCTAAACGCTCCATTGAAAGGAGATATGCGAGGGATCCGTGGGGCCGACTTCCAGTGCTACCAACAGGCACGGGCAATGGGACTGACAAGCACATACAGGGCCTTCCTGTCCTCACACCTCCAAGACCTGGCCACCATTGTGAGGAAGGCAGACCGTGCCAACATGCCTGTGGTTAATCTCAGG GGTGAGATGCTGTTCAAAAGCTGGATGTCCATTTTCTCTGGAAATGGTGGCATATTTGACCCCTCCGTCCCCATTTACTCCTTTGATGGACGTAATGTGCTGATTGACTCAGCATG GCCAGAAAAATTGATTTGGCACGGGTCCAGCGCTGTGGGAATCCGTGCAACCATGAACTACTGCGAAGCGTGGAGGACCGCCGATATGGCGGTGACGGGTCAGGCCGCACTGCTTCAGACCGGACGACTCTTAGGTCAACACACCCGCTCGTGCTCCAACCACTACATCGTGCTGTGTATAGAAAACACGTACGTGGGGAATATACATCAACGGAGGACCTGA